In Candidatus Sulfurimonas marisnigri, a single genomic region encodes these proteins:
- a CDS encoding DUF748 domain-containing protein, producing MLKKIILSILVVYSLLGFLVLPYFLKPKIVRLIGQETNSKLSIESVYLNPFLFKIALNGVELKSLDDKHLLSFELLEIDLEPHSLFKLALHVKHIVLENPKVSFAYYKDKTFNLSKIIKPASTQETKNEKIQLPRIIVDRVSIEGGSLDYEDYTIAKKFELSLYDIGLNIENIDTDESESSRALVRFHSTLGDGGSVNIKTKITALKPLKLEGNVNFEASKLYTQWRYIQDKTGIEVADGKLSFSGKYFVNIDDLNSTSINDFSMNLQNLRVKPKDKPEDVLNLKSLHVEGATIKPMAQKVHVEKIVFDSLHVKVKRDENGTIDWAELFKNKEAKSEKDKIDRPIAEAVPWSVRLDSVSLTKSAVNFIDKSLENRTSINLNSININVFNINSKENSQLQYDASLRVNSAGSISSKGSVTHTPLTQNGNFSIKKLSLKEFTPYLQESVFAKIDDGYLSLQSNVSYSPQSKDGELLVDGGLKIETFKLSDSRSGDTLVTFDKTQLKSFTLNLFPNKLYIDEVNLDSFYVDAKIDERKVLNFAKLSKPKKDEKFTNVRDTNSSTAEVENKFPIKIMKLNVSNGKANFSDFSLPIKFQTSIHDLNGYIYGISNSKGEISYIDIDGEVDKYGSTKLKGSLEPSNTRSFTDIDFNFRNLSLDSFSGYSAQFAGYKIEKGKLFLDLGYKISDSQLLGKNRVIIKSIELGDAIEDENITKLPLSFAIALLEDSDGTIDIDMPVDGNMDAPDFKYGALVLKTLGNLIIKAVASPFNFLGAAMGLNGDDLKYVEFEVANFVILPPEKEKLDNIAKILIKKPKLLLGIYGSYSKEKDKKEIQAKKLRDEVAKRGDKKDTNTIVTLKILEDIYIESAGKEVFIGFKSELKKSYQKEDIFDVEYQKALAARCIELQIVSLIELKDLAKKRALSIKEYLVQSKSIDPLRVLIKEVKEAQERDEKWIQAPLKIEVQ from the coding sequence ATGTTAAAGAAAATCATACTCTCTATTTTAGTTGTTTATTCATTGCTTGGTTTTTTAGTTCTGCCGTACTTTTTAAAGCCTAAAATTGTACGACTTATCGGGCAAGAGACAAATTCTAAACTATCCATAGAGAGTGTTTACTTAAATCCTTTTTTATTTAAGATAGCACTTAACGGTGTAGAACTAAAAAGTTTGGATGACAAACATCTTCTCTCTTTTGAGTTATTAGAGATAGATTTAGAACCACACTCTTTGTTTAAGTTAGCGCTACATGTAAAGCATATAGTACTCGAAAATCCAAAGGTTTCATTTGCTTACTATAAAGATAAAACATTTAACCTCTCTAAAATAATTAAACCAGCTAGTACACAAGAAACAAAAAACGAGAAAATACAATTACCTAGAATAATAGTCGATAGAGTCTCTATTGAGGGTGGCAGTTTAGACTATGAAGACTACACAATAGCAAAAAAGTTTGAGTTATCTTTATATGATATAGGCCTAAATATTGAGAATATAGATACAGATGAGTCAGAGTCAAGCAGGGCTTTAGTAAGGTTTCATTCAACCTTAGGTGATGGTGGTAGTGTTAATATTAAAACTAAGATTACAGCTCTCAAACCACTTAAGCTTGAAGGAAATGTGAATTTTGAAGCCAGTAAACTTTACACCCAATGGAGATATATACAAGATAAAACAGGGATAGAAGTAGCAGATGGCAAGCTCTCTTTTTCTGGTAAATATTTTGTGAATATTGATGATTTAAACTCTACGAGCATAAATGATTTTAGTATGAACTTACAAAATCTAAGAGTTAAACCAAAGGATAAACCAGAAGATGTTCTAAATTTAAAATCTCTACATGTAGAGGGCGCTACAATAAAGCCAATGGCTCAAAAGGTACATGTAGAAAAAATAGTGTTTGATTCTTTACATGTAAAGGTAAAAAGAGATGAAAATGGCACTATCGACTGGGCAGAGTTGTTTAAAAATAAAGAGGCTAAGTCTGAAAAAGATAAGATAGATAGACCTATTGCTGAGGCAGTTCCATGGAGTGTTAGATTGGATAGTGTATCGTTAACAAAGTCTGCGGTAAATTTTATAGACAAAAGCCTAGAAAATAGAACAAGTATAAACCTAAACAGTATAAATATAAATGTTTTTAATATAAATTCAAAAGAGAATAGCCAGCTTCAATACGACGCTTCATTAAGAGTAAACAGCGCTGGGTCAATTTCATCAAAAGGGAGTGTAACACATACCCCTCTTACGCAAAATGGAAATTTCTCAATCAAAAAACTCTCTTTAAAAGAGTTCACGCCTTATCTGCAGGAGTCTGTTTTTGCTAAAATTGATGATGGCTATTTGAGTTTGCAGAGCAATGTGTCATACTCGCCGCAAAGTAAAGATGGAGAACTTCTTGTTGATGGAGGATTAAAAATTGAAACGTTTAAACTCTCCGATAGCAGAAGCGGTGACACTCTGGTGACTTTTGATAAAACACAACTAAAATCTTTTACTCTGAATCTGTTTCCAAATAAGCTATATATCGATGAGGTAAATCTTGATTCTTTTTATGTTGATGCGAAAATAGATGAAAGAAAAGTATTAAATTTTGCAAAACTATCAAAACCAAAAAAGGATGAAAAATTTACAAATGTAAGGGATACAAACAGTTCCACTGCTGAAGTTGAAAACAAATTTCCAATTAAAATCATGAAACTAAATGTATCAAATGGGAAAGCTAATTTTTCTGATTTTTCTCTTCCAATAAAGTTTCAGACATCAATTCATGACCTTAATGGGTATATTTATGGAATCTCTAACAGTAAGGGAGAAATAAGTTATATAGATATTGATGGGGAAGTTGATAAGTATGGCTCAACAAAACTAAAAGGGAGTTTAGAGCCATCAAATACAAGATCTTTTACAGATATAGATTTTAATTTTAGAAACTTGAGTCTTGACTCTTTTAGTGGTTACAGTGCTCAGTTTGCTGGGTATAAGATTGAAAAAGGTAAATTATTTCTTGACTTAGGGTACAAAATATCTGATTCACAACTGCTTGGTAAAAATAGAGTAATTATAAAAAGCATCGAGCTAGGGGATGCAATTGAGGATGAAAATATTACAAAGCTGCCACTTAGTTTTGCAATAGCACTGCTTGAAGACAGTGATGGTACTATAGATATAGATATGCCGGTGGATGGTAATATGGATGCGCCAGATTTTAAATATGGAGCCCTTGTTTTAAAAACTCTAGGTAACCTCATAATTAAAGCAGTAGCGTCTCCATTTAATTTTTTAGGTGCAGCTATGGGACTTAATGGTGATGATTTAAAATATGTTGAATTTGAAGTTGCTAATTTTGTTATATTGCCTCCTGAGAAAGAAAAACTGGATAATATTGCTAAAATACTGATAAAGAAGCCTAAATTATTATTGGGAATTTATGGAAGCTACAGCAAAGAAAAAGATAAAAAAGAGATTCAAGCTAAAAAATTGAGAGATGAGGTTGCAAAAAGAGGTGATAAAAAAGATACTAACACTATTGTGACACTTAAAATATTAGAAGATATCTATATAGAATCAGCAGGTAAAGAAGTTTTCATAGGCTTTAAAAGTGAACTAAAAAAGAGCTATCAAAAAGAGGATATATTTGATGTTGAGTATCAAAAAGCGTTAGCAGCTAGATGTATAGAGTTGCAGATAGTATCTCTAATTGAGTTGAAAGATTTAGCTAAGAAGAGAGCCCTGAGCATTAAGGAGTATTTGGTTCAGAGTAAAAGCATAGACCCGCTAAGAGTTTTGATAAAAGAAGTTAAAGAGGCGCAGGAGAGAGATGAGAAATGGATTCAAGCACCGCTTAAAATAGAGGTTCAATAG